A DNA window from Clavibacter sepedonicus contains the following coding sequences:
- a CDS encoding APC family permease, with product MSNPIEAQAPPRSELKRSITVKQLYFYVVGDVLGSGIYVLVGLVAAAVGGAFWMAFLVGVSIATITGLAYAELVTKYPQAAGASLYINKAFKSPVPTFFITICMLSANMAAVGSLAAGFVRYLSDLIGLPESAIWATTGIAVAFVAVITLINLIGISESVVANVIMTFVEISGLIIVVAIGVIALIEGVGDPAVLLQFQVEGGPGSAVLAVLAGVSLAFFAMTGFENAANVAEETIDPSRAFPRALIGGMMTAGVVYVLVSMAAALAVPIDALAGNTLPEVVRADLFVIPAAVMLVVFGLIAMVAISNTALVTVVAQSRILFGMARENVVPAVFAKVHPARRSPYVALIFGGAVVAGLLIIGAAIRSSQASIPEDERLDIVDRLATITVVFLLFIYALVIVACLKLRGHDERDDTYRANTPLLVVGILGNVAVLIYTLVDDPGALFWVGGLLALGLVLYLAQRTFGAKKPDLEAAADVAASGPTDREV from the coding sequence ATGTCGAACCCCATCGAGGCCCAGGCACCCCCGCGATCCGAGCTGAAGCGCTCCATCACGGTCAAGCAGCTGTACTTCTACGTGGTCGGCGACGTCCTCGGATCCGGCATCTACGTGCTCGTCGGCCTCGTCGCCGCGGCCGTGGGCGGCGCGTTCTGGATGGCGTTCCTCGTCGGCGTCTCCATCGCGACCATCACCGGCCTCGCCTACGCGGAGCTCGTGACCAAGTACCCGCAGGCCGCCGGCGCCTCGCTCTACATCAACAAGGCGTTCAAGAGCCCGGTGCCCACGTTCTTCATCACCATCTGCATGCTCAGCGCCAACATGGCCGCCGTCGGTTCCCTCGCCGCCGGCTTCGTGCGCTACCTCAGCGACCTCATCGGCCTGCCCGAGTCCGCCATCTGGGCCACCACAGGCATCGCGGTCGCGTTCGTCGCGGTCATCACGCTCATCAACCTCATCGGCATCAGCGAGTCCGTCGTCGCGAACGTGATCATGACCTTCGTCGAGATCAGCGGCCTCATCATCGTCGTCGCCATCGGCGTGATCGCGCTGATCGAGGGCGTCGGCGACCCGGCCGTGCTGCTGCAGTTCCAGGTCGAGGGCGGCCCCGGATCCGCCGTGCTGGCCGTGCTCGCCGGCGTCTCGCTCGCCTTCTTCGCCATGACCGGGTTCGAGAACGCGGCGAACGTGGCCGAAGAGACCATCGACCCGTCGCGCGCGTTCCCCCGCGCCCTCATCGGCGGCATGATGACGGCCGGCGTCGTCTACGTGCTCGTCTCGATGGCCGCGGCTCTCGCCGTCCCGATCGACGCGCTGGCGGGCAACACGCTCCCCGAGGTCGTGCGCGCGGACCTCTTCGTCATCCCCGCGGCCGTGATGCTGGTGGTCTTCGGCCTCATCGCCATGGTCGCCATCAGCAACACGGCGCTCGTGACCGTGGTGGCCCAGTCGCGGATCCTGTTCGGCATGGCCCGCGAGAACGTCGTCCCGGCGGTCTTCGCGAAGGTGCACCCGGCCCGCCGCAGCCCCTACGTGGCGCTGATCTTCGGCGGCGCGGTGGTGGCCGGCCTCCTCATCATCGGCGCGGCGATCCGGTCCAGCCAGGCCAGCATCCCCGAGGACGAGCGGCTCGACATCGTCGACCGCCTCGCGACCATCACCGTCGTGTTCCTCCTCTTCATCTACGCGCTCGTGATCGTCGCGTGCCTGAAGCTCCGTGGCCACGACGAGCGGGACGACACGTACCGCGCGAACACGCCGCTGCTCGTCGTCGGGATCCTCGGCAACGTCGCCGTGCTGATCTACACGCTCGTCGACGACCCCGGCGCCCTGTTCTGGGTCGGCGGCCTGCTCGCGCTGGGGCTCGTGCTCTACCTCGCGCAACGCACGTTCGGCGCCAAGAAGCCGGACCTGGAGGCCGCCGCCGACGTCGCCGCGTCCGGCCCGACGGACAGGGAGGTCTGA
- a CDS encoding zinc-ribbon domain-containing protein, translating to MPEPVDAWWARRRWSRGLDVPYPVGTYREAWASFPVLIRQYHPEFNRGITLTQVPPAADVLLTWQCDTGHVFVATPEEQRRRPGRGRRRSSWCPDCAEAAAPRTPVLPMADQVRWPGASPLVAGPVAGGSAAGAAASAAAGGSAAAGSPRPRRGARDGMPSSRGTGRDRRGKDGTPSAAAPADADHPASADRPAARVAAPPPARARRSPAVCAKTPDLPVGEPFASACAPPPASAVEERLRQDLAARLECMSPLNAVRLARPFFEHLEAWPDILLPELRVAIEYDSTGRHGLEHVGRREEADRRKDRALRAAGWEVIRIRTGKLPPLGPYDLCVSGLTRGTVDQLLDRLREIRGPFLVDAYLREVPPSAAAG from the coding sequence ATGCCCGAGCCGGTGGATGCGTGGTGGGCGCGACGCCGCTGGTCGCGCGGCCTCGACGTGCCGTACCCGGTGGGCACCTACCGGGAGGCGTGGGCGTCGTTCCCCGTGCTCATCCGGCAGTACCACCCGGAGTTCAACCGCGGCATCACGCTCACGCAGGTGCCGCCCGCCGCGGACGTCCTCCTCACCTGGCAGTGCGACACGGGACACGTCTTCGTCGCGACGCCCGAGGAGCAGCGGCGGCGGCCGGGCCGCGGGCGCCGCCGCTCGTCGTGGTGCCCGGACTGCGCCGAGGCCGCGGCCCCGCGCACGCCCGTGCTGCCGATGGCAGATCAGGTGCGGTGGCCGGGGGCGTCGCCGCTCGTGGCGGGGCCCGTGGCGGGGGGATCCGCGGCGGGAGCGGCGGCATCCGCGGCGGCTGGAGGATCCGCGGCGGCCGGATCCCCGCGCCCGCGGAGGGGCGCGCGCGACGGCATGCCGTCCAGCCGCGGCACGGGTCGCGACCGCCGCGGGAAGGACGGCACCCCGAGCGCCGCCGCTCCGGCAGACGCGGATCACCCCGCATCCGCGGATCGGCCCGCCGCGCGCGTCGCCGCCCCGCCGCCCGCCCGCGCCCGCCGCTCCCCCGCCGTCTGCGCGAAGACCCCCGACCTCCCCGTCGGCGAGCCGTTCGCGAGCGCATGCGCGCCGCCGCCCGCATCCGCCGTCGAGGAGCGCCTGCGCCAGGACCTGGCCGCCCGCCTCGAGTGCATGTCCCCCCTCAACGCCGTGCGGCTCGCGCGCCCGTTCTTCGAGCACCTCGAGGCGTGGCCCGACATCCTGCTGCCCGAGCTGCGCGTCGCGATCGAGTACGACTCCACCGGCCGCCACGGCCTCGAGCACGTCGGCCGCCGCGAGGAGGCCGACCGGCGCAAGGATCGCGCGCTGCGGGCCGCCGGCTGGGAGGTGATCCGCATCCGTACCGGCAAGCTGCCGCCCCTCGGACCGTACGACCTGTGCGTCTCGGGCCTCACGCGCGGCACGGTCGACCAGCTCCTCGACCGGCTCCGCGAGATCCGCGGCCCGTTCCTGGTGGACGCCTACCTGCGCGAGGTGCCGCCGTCGGCCGCCGCCGGGTGA
- a CDS encoding GIY-YIG nuclease family protein, translated as MTSSGSARCRAEGCTAPVESGAPVPLCAAHLVAAAARAERAHGVEDVLPSPCPACGSRLGVRYPSGWLCAVCEWRHGDHPDGELAPPRVDVVYYIRFDDRMKIGTSANPRQRLGTLRHDELLAFERGGRAVERARHAQFARQRFDRTEWFDLDVELRAHVAALAAGQPDPWKLLARWRSEALALRVS; from the coding sequence ATGACGTCGAGCGGATCCGCGCGCTGCCGCGCCGAGGGGTGCACGGCGCCGGTCGAGAGCGGTGCGCCCGTCCCGCTGTGCGCCGCGCACCTCGTGGCGGCCGCCGCAAGGGCGGAGCGCGCGCACGGCGTCGAGGACGTGCTGCCGTCGCCGTGCCCGGCGTGCGGATCCCGCCTCGGGGTGCGGTACCCGTCGGGCTGGCTGTGCGCCGTGTGCGAGTGGCGACACGGCGACCACCCGGACGGCGAGCTCGCGCCGCCACGGGTCGACGTCGTCTACTACATCCGCTTCGACGACCGGATGAAGATCGGCACGAGCGCCAACCCGCGGCAGCGCCTGGGCACGCTCCGTCACGACGAGCTCCTGGCCTTCGAGCGCGGCGGGCGGGCCGTGGAGCGGGCACGGCACGCGCAGTTCGCGCGGCAGCGCTTCGACCGCACGGAGTGGTTCGACCTCGACGTCGAGCTGCGGGCGCACGTCGCCGCGCTCGCCGCGGGGCAGCCGGATCCGTGGAAGCTGCTCGCCCGCTGGCGGAGCGAGGCGCTGGCACTGCGGGTCAGCTAA
- a CDS encoding universal stress protein, translated as MHVIVTTDGSQASLQAARQFQVIADSREITEVTVLAVVSPYAAAPFANELGPHHAPAQTELSYRRDAEAAVDVVAEVFDGWGPAIHRDVRSGSPATEIIRAAEELSAGLVSMAAGSRGLTATILLGSTASRVQHSAPCPVLICRPTVRGRG; from the coding sequence GTGCACGTCATCGTCACCACCGACGGATCCCAGGCGTCGCTGCAGGCAGCCCGCCAGTTCCAGGTCATCGCGGACTCCCGCGAGATCACCGAGGTCACCGTGCTCGCGGTCGTGAGCCCGTACGCGGCCGCGCCGTTCGCCAACGAGCTCGGCCCGCACCACGCCCCCGCGCAGACCGAGCTGAGCTACCGCAGGGACGCGGAGGCGGCCGTCGACGTGGTCGCCGAGGTCTTCGACGGCTGGGGCCCAGCCATCCACCGCGACGTGCGCAGCGGATCGCCCGCGACAGAGATCATCCGCGCCGCCGAGGAGCTATCCGCGGGACTGGTCTCCATGGCGGCCGGCAGCCGCGGCCTCACGGCGACGATCCTGCTCGGCAGCACGGCCTCGCGCGTGCAGCACTCGGCACCGTGCCCGGTGCTGATCTGCCGGCCGACGGTGCGGGGGCGGGGGTAG